In Aethina tumida isolate Nest 87 chromosome 2, icAetTumi1.1, whole genome shotgun sequence, the DNA window tttttatattttaagaatttaatttttttattcatacagTTTTGTGAGTGAGAATTTTCCTtaacatatacatttattttctttattgaaaTCAATGACCTATATAATATCCACTGTATTCTTATGagaagttttatattaaaaagtaatcccataaatataaaatcttttaattaaactaataatggatgattataattatattttgttttgattatttaaaaaaaatgttatttattacaataatcgGAACAGATTTGatatagttaataatattaatattaataaaaacaataaaactcaTCAAATAAATGGTGACGGTCCGGGATATCCAtccagtatttatatttaatcaaaagcCTACGTCActaacttaatattattattgcagATGCGTACAGCCAAATTGAGCATGATTGATTTGGCGGGCAGCGAACGTGCGTCGGCCACCGGTTGCACGGGCGCCCGTTTCGCCGAGGGGGCGAACATAAACAAATCGTTGCTGGCACTGGGCAATTGCATCAACAGTTTGGCCGACGGCCACCGTCACATCCCGTACAGAGATTCGAAGCTCACCAGACTGTTGAAAGACAGCCTGGGCGGCAACTGTCAGACGGTGATGATCGCCAACGTATCGCCTTCCTCGCTTACCTACGAGGACACGTACAACACTCTCAAGTACGCGACACGTGCCAAGAAGATCAAGTCGACGATTAAGAGGAACGTGGTCAACGTCGAGATGCACGTGGGGCAGTATGTCAAAATCGTCGAGGAACAAAAGGCCGAAATTATGATGTTAAAGAAGCAGCTGGCGGAGAAATCAGCAGTTGCAGTGGGTCCTACAGAACAAGACATCCCTCTTCTGTCACAATTAATCGAACTTTTTAGACAGAAGAGGAGTATTGTTGATAGGACTCATCATATAGAGAGTCTTAACCAGGGAATGAGCCTTAGGAAGTaagtatttttagtatttatcaatttaacatatataaaactaacTAAAACTGGACTttacaaattaacaattttacaaatcaCACAAGTCTTAACAGGTTCATAAtgaataagaattaatttatttgttttttaacataattgttatttttttataccttAGGTTGTTCTAATAGGATAtcatttcaagttttaattgcTAATTATCATGTAATCTTAGGCAAATGAAGGAAGACGCCGATGCCCGAGTGAGCGATCATTGCACGGACACTCCCGAAAAGGTGGAAGCCCACCGAAAACTAGGCAACATATTGACACGCTTCCAAAACAAAAGCGACGCCTTGAAGGAGGAACTGATACATTTGCAGAGAGAAAAACTCGCCCTGGATTGCAAAATCAACGATATGCTGACACAAAACCCAAATCTCAAACAGGCCGCCGAAATTgagaacattaaaatatcagaGAGGGAATCTAATTATAAGGTAGTAATGTTTTATTCTGGGATGTGTTGTGGAATGTATATGTAAATTGGTTTTTAGTACGAACTGTCTGAGAAAAAGTTGGAAATAATGGAAGACAAAATGAAGTCGCAACAGGAACTCTTTGACAAACTGTCTAGTTTCATTAAACCAGTATACTTAAGCATGAAAGGGCACGGATTGGCAACGGAAGAAATGACGCGTGACTATCAAATGTTATCGAAGTGCATGGAAGGGGTGAAAAGTATTAAATGGGGCGAAACCGTGTTTGATTCGGGAGTCAGTTCATCAAGCACATCCACTCTGTCTGTTTTAGAAGTAGATTCTAGTAGCTCGACGAGACTTGACAATGACAAAGAGGAAGATTTGCTTAATGACACATTTACTTTAAACTCAAAATCAAGCAAAACATGCGCAGAAAAAGTCATGGCAAAAGGTGGGctttatataagatatataaattttatagcgTCTGAGGTCTTAAACAGCTTATTAAATCCCTATTCAATCGATAACTGATctgtaatatacaattttattaaattataaattatac includes these proteins:
- the LOC109600234 gene encoding kinesin-like protein KIF18A, with protein sequence MVKNKREITPKKRGALTITKPLAKPTNSVNRGVPAANIKVVVRVRPLNEKEQGDNSRNVIRIIDNQMLIFDPKEESQPFFYQGVQQKGRDLLKKSNKHLQFMFDKVFEPGLANNEVFLNSTHTLIDSLMDGYNCSVFAYGATGAGKTFTMIGNSEMPGITCLTMAELFKRKEELSAEREFELAITYLEVYNENVRDLLNPGPALHLREDARYGVTVAGIKLHRIENSEELFTLLETGNKNRTQHPTDANAESSRSHAVFQVYIHMTTRCTREMRTAKLSMIDLAGSERASATGCTGARFAEGANINKSLLALGNCINSLADGHRHIPYRDSKLTRLLKDSLGGNCQTVMIANVSPSSLTYEDTYNTLKYATRAKKIKSTIKRNVVNVEMHVGQYVKIVEEQKAEIMMLKKQLAEKSAVAVGPTEQDIPLLSQLIELFRQKRSIVDRTHHIESLNQGMSLRKQMKEDADARVSDHCTDTPEKVEAHRKLGNILTRFQNKSDALKEELIHLQREKLALDCKINDMLTQNPNLKQAAEIENIKISERESNYKYELSEKKLEIMEDKMKSQQELFDKLSSFIKPVYLSMKGHGLATEEMTRDYQMLSKCMEGVKSIKWGETVFDSGVSSSSTSTLSVLEVDSSSSTRLDNDKEEDLLNDTFTLNSKSSKTCAEKVMAKVYESPAAKRLARKLVLKENKVPRRPLSRVRTDSTKVIKPRSASNRPPFR